Proteins encoded together in one Catellatospora citrea window:
- a CDS encoding sugar transferase: MTAVLSRIAADNQAGFARVNWETGYVRLAVLGDALVAAVAAVLAIYFRFGQTWDSPWNRNHLAIALLFPVGWIVMALLTGAYDSRCMFLGNDEYARILRAALWLTAIMAFASYMLNLNISRAYPLISIPMVVTLTLAHRYLLRRVLHRRWENGRLLRRVIVAGHEQAVWELTAQLRRERRHGLQVVGVCLPTESKLAKTMLGGANGHPKVYGSLDVDEVANAVAASGSDTIIVLPCPEFGSSAVRRLAWKLERDEIDVILASALIDVTGDRTTIRPVVGLPLLHLEHAKLKGGSRLLKAAVDFCGGLVGTLLLLPFLAVIGLLIKLTPGGRGPVVFRQTRVGRNGVPFTLYKFRTMHVDAESRLQSLRAHNDHDGSLFKMREDPRITPIGRWLRKYSLDELPQLINVLKGEMSLVGPRPPLPREVAEYGFEMRRRLLVKPGLTGLWQVSGRSDLPWAEAVRLDVHYVENWSLWMDLLILVRTAGAVLKGTGAY; encoded by the coding sequence GTGACCGCTGTCCTGTCCCGGATCGCCGCCGACAACCAGGCCGGGTTCGCCCGGGTGAACTGGGAGACCGGGTATGTCCGGCTGGCGGTGCTCGGCGACGCGCTCGTCGCCGCCGTCGCCGCGGTGCTGGCGATCTACTTCCGATTCGGACAGACCTGGGACAGTCCCTGGAACCGCAACCACCTTGCCATCGCGCTGCTGTTCCCCGTGGGCTGGATCGTGATGGCGTTGCTGACCGGCGCGTACGACTCGCGGTGCATGTTCCTCGGCAACGACGAGTACGCGCGCATCCTGCGTGCCGCCCTGTGGCTCACCGCCATCATGGCGTTCGCGTCGTACATGCTGAATCTCAACATCTCCCGCGCCTATCCGCTGATCTCCATACCGATGGTGGTGACGCTGACCCTGGCGCACCGGTACCTGCTGCGGCGCGTGCTGCATCGGCGCTGGGAGAACGGGCGCCTGCTGCGCCGGGTCATCGTGGCGGGGCACGAGCAGGCCGTCTGGGAGCTGACCGCCCAGCTGCGGCGCGAGCGGCGACACGGCCTGCAGGTGGTGGGCGTCTGCCTGCCCACCGAGTCGAAGCTGGCCAAGACCATGCTCGGCGGCGCGAACGGCCACCCGAAGGTGTACGGCTCGCTCGACGTCGACGAGGTGGCCAACGCGGTCGCGGCCTCGGGCAGTGACACGATCATCGTGCTGCCCTGCCCCGAGTTCGGCAGCTCCGCGGTCCGGCGGCTGGCCTGGAAGCTGGAGCGCGATGAGATCGACGTCATCCTGGCCAGCGCGCTGATCGACGTCACGGGTGACCGGACCACCATTCGGCCCGTGGTCGGCCTGCCGCTGCTGCACCTGGAGCACGCGAAGCTCAAGGGCGGCAGCCGCCTGCTGAAGGCGGCGGTCGACTTCTGTGGCGGCCTGGTCGGCACGCTGCTCCTGCTGCCTTTTCTCGCGGTGATAGGGCTGCTGATCAAGCTCACCCCCGGTGGGCGCGGGCCGGTGGTCTTCCGGCAGACCCGGGTCGGCCGCAACGGCGTCCCGTTCACCCTGTACAAGTTCCGCACCATGCACGTCGACGCGGAGAGCAGGCTGCAGAGCCTGCGCGCCCACAACGACCACGACGGCTCGCTGTTCAAGATGCGCGAGGATCCGCGGATCACTCCGATCGGCCGCTGGCTGCGCAAGTACTCCCTGGACGAGCTGCCGCAGTTGATCAACGTGCTCAAGGGGGAGATGTCGCTGGTCGGCCCGCGGCCGCCACTGCCGCGCGAGGTCGCCGAGTACGGCTTCGAGATGCGCCGGCGACTGCTGGTCAAGCCGGGTCTGACCGGGCTGTGGCAGGTGTCGGGGCGATCGGACCTGCCCTGGGCCGAGGCCGTCCGGCTGGACGTCCACTATGTAGAGAACTGGTCGTTGTGGATGGATCTGCTGATCCTGGTGCGCACCGCGGGCGCGGTGCTCAAGGGCACGGGTGCCTACTAG
- a CDS encoding glycosyltransferase family 4 protein gives MAGRALILVENLSVPFDRRVWQECLALRDAGWEVHVICPQGTNRDTEPEVVLEDIHIHRYPLQAATGGPVGYLREYSAALWRTRRIARRLGRFDVVHACNPPDLYFLLAKRFKRQGARFVFDQHDLVPELYLSRFNRGKDFLYRAVCWLERRTYQTADVVIATNESYRRMAITRGGKHPDRVFVVRSAPRVERFTLVPEEPQLRKGKPYLLAYLGVMGPQDGVDYALRALAILRYEVGRTDWHAVFIGAGDTFEAMRELAVELKLDDCVEFTGRISDEDLLRYLSTADVCLSPDPTNPLNDVSTMNKVLEYMAMSRPIVSFDLTEARVSAGEAAVYAPANDENAFARQVAYLLDAPEERRRMGRLGRERVAGPLSWDRSKEALVAAYEAAVRPQSTTVPLPRGTGGGVTAPRGSDGATAPQVPSQRTLGQQDAEVAPGVEQPYLPPTYQPEQ, from the coding sequence TTGGCTGGTAGAGCGCTCATCCTCGTCGAAAACCTCTCCGTGCCGTTCGACCGGCGCGTGTGGCAGGAATGCCTGGCGCTGCGCGACGCGGGCTGGGAGGTCCACGTCATCTGCCCGCAGGGCACGAACCGCGACACCGAGCCGGAGGTCGTGCTCGAGGACATCCACATCCACCGGTACCCGCTGCAGGCGGCCACCGGCGGTCCCGTCGGCTACCTGCGCGAGTACAGCGCGGCGCTGTGGCGGACCCGGCGCATCGCGCGCCGCCTCGGCAGGTTCGACGTGGTGCACGCGTGCAACCCGCCAGACCTGTACTTCCTGCTGGCCAAGCGGTTCAAGCGGCAGGGCGCGCGGTTCGTCTTCGACCAGCACGACCTGGTGCCGGAGCTGTACCTGTCCCGCTTCAACCGGGGCAAGGACTTCCTGTACCGCGCGGTGTGCTGGCTGGAGCGCCGCACCTACCAGACGGCCGACGTGGTCATCGCCACCAACGAGAGCTACCGCCGCATGGCGATCACGCGCGGCGGCAAGCACCCGGACCGGGTGTTCGTGGTGCGCAGCGCACCGCGGGTCGAGCGGTTCACGCTGGTGCCTGAGGAGCCGCAGCTGCGCAAGGGCAAGCCGTACCTGCTCGCGTATCTCGGTGTGATGGGTCCGCAGGACGGCGTCGACTACGCCCTGCGGGCGCTGGCGATCCTGCGCTACGAGGTGGGCCGGACCGACTGGCACGCCGTCTTCATCGGCGCCGGGGACACCTTCGAGGCGATGCGGGAACTGGCCGTGGAGCTGAAGCTCGACGACTGTGTCGAGTTCACCGGCCGCATCTCCGACGAGGATCTGCTGCGCTACCTGTCGACCGCGGACGTGTGCCTGTCGCCCGACCCCACCAACCCGCTCAACGACGTCTCCACCATGAACAAGGTCCTCGAGTACATGGCGATGTCGCGGCCGATCGTGTCGTTCGACCTCACCGAGGCCCGGGTCTCCGCGGGCGAGGCGGCCGTGTACGCGCCCGCCAACGACGAGAACGCCTTCGCACGGCAGGTCGCCTACCTGCTGGACGCCCCGGAGGAGCGGCGCAGGATGGGCCGGCTCGGCCGGGAGCGGGTCGCCGGTCCCCTGTCCTGGGACCGCTCGAAGGAGGCCCTGGTGGCCGCGTACGAGGCGGCGGTGCGCCCGCAGTCGACGACGGTGCCGCTACCCCGCGGCACGGGTGGTGGCGTCACTGCCCCACGCGGGAGCGACGGTGCCACCGCGCCGCAGGTGCCGAGTCAGCGCACGCTCGGCCAGCAGGACGCCGAGGTAGCACCCGGCGTCGAGCAGCCGTACCTCCCGCCGACGTACCAGCCCGAGCAGTGA
- a CDS encoding nucleotide sugar dehydrogenase, which translates to MRIAVVGLGYVGCVSAACFASRGHEVIGVDNNPVKVDLTNRGVAPVVEERIGELTAEVVAAGRLRATTDIEAAIAASDVSLVCVGTPSAPNGRMSTEYLERVATQIGAVLADLDRWHTVVFRSTMLPGTCLDLLVPLLEKASGRTAGVDFGVAVNPEFLREGSSVRDFLDPPKTVIGQLDERSGDLVAELYTGLPGEVFRVPVPVAEMIKYVDNTFHGLKIAFANEIGAISRGLGLDSHQVMDVFMADRKLNISTAYLRPGFAFGGSCLPKDLRGLVYAARTVDVSTPLLGHVLAANEEHLRRAFDLVAATGTRKIGMFGLSFKPGTDDLRESPLADLAERLIGKGYDLRIYDTNVSLSRLIGANRDFIDRHLPHLSEVLVDTVDELLDHAEAFVVGHRDQPVLDALARVDDRPIVDLIRLPDAPARRANPGYVGIGW; encoded by the coding sequence ATGCGCATCGCCGTTGTCGGGCTCGGCTATGTCGGCTGCGTCTCCGCAGCCTGTTTTGCCTCCCGTGGGCATGAGGTCATCGGTGTCGACAACAACCCGGTCAAAGTCGACCTCACCAACCGCGGCGTCGCGCCGGTCGTGGAGGAGCGCATCGGCGAGCTGACCGCCGAGGTCGTGGCGGCGGGCCGGCTGCGGGCCACCACCGACATCGAGGCGGCGATCGCGGCCTCGGACGTGTCCCTGGTGTGCGTGGGCACCCCTTCGGCCCCCAACGGCCGCATGTCGACGGAGTACCTGGAGCGGGTCGCCACCCAGATCGGCGCCGTGCTGGCCGACCTGGACCGGTGGCACACGGTGGTGTTCCGCAGCACCATGCTCCCGGGCACCTGCCTGGACCTGCTGGTGCCGCTGCTGGAGAAGGCGTCCGGCCGCACCGCCGGGGTCGACTTCGGGGTCGCGGTCAACCCGGAGTTCCTGCGCGAGGGCTCCAGCGTGCGGGACTTCCTGGACCCGCCGAAGACGGTCATCGGCCAGCTCGACGAGCGCAGCGGTGACCTGGTGGCCGAGTTGTACACGGGCCTGCCCGGCGAGGTGTTCCGGGTGCCGGTGCCGGTGGCCGAAATGATCAAGTACGTGGACAACACCTTCCACGGACTGAAGATCGCTTTCGCCAACGAGATCGGCGCGATCAGCCGCGGCCTGGGGCTCGACTCCCACCAGGTGATGGACGTGTTCATGGCGGACCGGAAGCTCAACATCAGCACCGCGTACCTGCGGCCGGGGTTCGCCTTCGGCGGCTCCTGCCTGCCGAAGGACCTGCGCGGCCTGGTGTACGCGGCGCGCACCGTGGACGTGTCCACCCCGCTGCTCGGGCACGTGCTCGCCGCCAACGAGGAGCACCTGCGCCGCGCCTTCGACCTGGTCGCGGCCACGGGCACCCGCAAGATCGGCATGTTCGGCCTGTCCTTCAAGCCCGGCACCGACGACCTGCGCGAGAGCCCCCTGGCCGACCTCGCCGAACGACTCATCGGCAAGGGCTACGACCTGCGCATCTACGACACCAACGTGTCGCTGTCCCGGCTCATCGGGGCCAACCGCGACTTCATCGACCGGCATCTGCCGCACCTGAGCGAGGTGCTGGTCGACACGGTCGACGAACTGCTCGACCATGCCGAGGCGTTCGTCGTGGGGCACCGGGATCAGCCGGTGCTCGACGCGCTCGCCCGAGTCGACGACCGGCCGATCGTGGACCTGATCCGTCTCCCTGACGCGCCGGCGCGTCGGGCCAACCCTGGATACGTGGGAATTGGCTGGTAG
- a CDS encoding GNAT family N-acetyltransferase — MTPTANGLVPLEHLADQDILAWHRIRAGNPLLDSPYFHPDFARSVHDSGSPVHVYVERGPAGDATLLLPCHVSGGLLRPVGWPGADFQGPIAAPDTAFQPLDLIAGRVRGYAFDHLLTGVDRCEPWIESRQPSPFLEIGGALPGYLERASSAGRRKMTEARRLVAMAERNLGPLRFAADTVDHDELARVIELKRAQYASTGAPDYFAEPSRVALVHGLLDRRDPAFGGMLSTVYAGDQLLAAHFGIRADRVLHWWFPVYDPALGQLSPGWILLREIIMRADELGITRIDLGRGDDDFKRRAKTGEVEVCQGLVTRSSTRLAARRLQRRLVTAAKTSPLGPQLRQISRRLRGRA, encoded by the coding sequence ATGACCCCCACCGCGAACGGCCTGGTGCCCCTGGAGCACCTGGCCGACCAGGACATTCTCGCCTGGCACCGGATCCGGGCCGGCAACCCGCTGCTGGACAGCCCGTACTTCCACCCGGACTTCGCCCGGTCCGTCCACGACAGCGGCTCGCCGGTGCACGTGTACGTCGAGCGCGGCCCGGCCGGGGACGCCACCCTGCTGCTGCCCTGCCACGTCAGCGGCGGCCTGCTGCGCCCCGTGGGCTGGCCCGGAGCCGACTTCCAGGGCCCGATCGCCGCCCCGGACACCGCGTTCCAGCCGCTGGACCTGATCGCCGGCCGGGTGCGCGGATACGCCTTCGACCATCTGCTGACCGGGGTGGACCGGTGCGAGCCGTGGATCGAGTCCCGGCAGCCGTCGCCGTTCCTGGAGATCGGTGGTGCCCTGCCCGGTTACCTGGAGCGTGCCTCCAGCGCCGGACGGCGCAAGATGACCGAGGCACGCCGCCTGGTCGCCATGGCGGAGCGCAACCTCGGGCCGCTGCGATTCGCGGCCGACACCGTGGACCACGACGAGCTCGCGCGGGTCATCGAACTGAAGCGGGCGCAGTACGCGAGCACCGGAGCCCCCGACTACTTCGCCGAGCCGAGCCGGGTGGCCCTCGTGCACGGCCTGCTCGACCGGCGCGATCCCGCCTTCGGCGGCATGCTGTCCACGGTGTACGCGGGCGATCAGCTGCTCGCGGCGCACTTCGGCATCCGCGCCGACCGCGTGCTGCACTGGTGGTTCCCGGTCTACGACCCGGCGCTCGGGCAGCTCTCCCCCGGCTGGATCCTGCTGCGCGAGATCATCATGCGCGCCGACGAGCTGGGCATCACCCGCATCGACCTGGGCCGGGGCGACGACGACTTCAAGCGCCGCGCCAAGACTGGAGAGGTCGAGGTGTGCCAGGGCCTGGTGACCCGCAGCTCGACCCGGCTCGCCGCGCGCCGCCTGCAGCGCCGGCTCGTCACCGCCGCCAAGACGTCACCGCTCGGGCCGCAGCTGAGGCAGATCTCGCGTCGGCTGCGCGGCCGCGCCTAG
- a CDS encoding glycosyltransferase family 2 protein: MSDAATGPAAGDPTTTRIAVVIVTYNSSAVLPACLDALTAVTGVTLSAVVVADNASRDESLAVARAAAFALPVVPVAVGRNAGYAAAVNAGLAALDPASYDAVFILNPDCSVSPDALAVLAAALRRPGRGITAPLMLNADGSLQPSLRRTPTVRRALGEALLGRRAERYPAGSELVTDPAEYREPHAVSWATGAALLISADAAREVGPWEESFLLFSEETEYCLRAADHGYATWFEPAAVVTHIGGPSGKDPFLSKLIVWNRVRLFRSRHGALRSGAYYLATLLGQSMRALRGRPEARAATEALLFPSRRVTSLAE, from the coding sequence GTGAGCGACGCCGCGACCGGCCCGGCGGCCGGCGACCCCACGACGACCCGGATCGCGGTCGTCATCGTCACCTACAACAGCTCCGCGGTCCTGCCCGCGTGCCTTGACGCGCTGACCGCGGTCACCGGCGTCACCCTCAGCGCCGTCGTCGTGGCCGACAACGCCTCCCGGGACGAGTCGCTCGCGGTCGCGCGCGCTGCCGCGTTCGCGCTGCCGGTGGTCCCCGTCGCGGTCGGCCGCAACGCCGGCTACGCGGCCGCCGTCAACGCGGGTCTGGCGGCGCTGGATCCGGCGAGCTACGACGCCGTCTTCATCCTGAACCCCGACTGCAGCGTGAGCCCGGATGCGCTGGCCGTGCTGGCAGCGGCACTGCGCCGGCCGGGCCGCGGGATAACCGCGCCGCTGATGCTCAACGCGGACGGATCGCTGCAGCCGTCGCTGCGCCGGACGCCGACCGTCCGCCGCGCGCTCGGCGAGGCGCTGCTGGGCCGCCGGGCCGAGCGGTATCCGGCGGGCAGCGAGCTCGTCACCGACCCGGCCGAGTACCGCGAGCCGCACGCGGTGTCGTGGGCCACCGGCGCGGCGCTGCTCATCTCCGCCGACGCGGCCCGCGAGGTGGGCCCCTGGGAGGAGTCCTTCCTGCTCTTCAGCGAGGAGACGGAGTACTGCCTGCGCGCCGCGGACCATGGCTACGCCACCTGGTTCGAGCCGGCCGCGGTGGTGACCCACATCGGCGGCCCGTCCGGCAAGGACCCGTTCCTGTCGAAACTGATCGTCTGGAATCGGGTGCGGTTGTTCCGCAGCCGGCACGGTGCGCTGCGGTCCGGCGCCTACTACCTGGCCACGCTGCTGGGCCAGAGCATGCGCGCACTACGCGGCCGCCCCGAGGCCCGAGCGGCGACCGAGGCGCTGCTGTTCCCGTCCCGGCGCGTCACCTCGCTGGCGGAGTAG
- a CDS encoding polysaccharide deacetylase family protein — protein MSVPEPVVYLTVHGIGAPERDVSSAESQTWISEQQFEQLLDAVGTRDDVRITFDDGNTSDVTIALPRLIERGLTADFFVLAGMLGQPGWLSADHVRQLDAAGMTIGSHGWAHVDWRRLPDAAGATQEFGDAPTVLGELIGRTVSTVAIPFGSYDRRVLSGLRRAGATCVYTSDGGRARPGTWLRPRNSARHDLDARWLAGVLDERSGVRGDAVRLAKRTVKRWRGRP, from the coding sequence GTGAGCGTTCCGGAACCGGTGGTCTACCTGACGGTGCACGGCATCGGCGCCCCCGAGCGCGATGTCTCGTCCGCCGAGTCGCAGACCTGGATCAGCGAGCAGCAGTTCGAGCAGTTGCTGGATGCCGTCGGCACGCGCGACGACGTGCGCATCACGTTCGACGACGGGAACACATCGGACGTCACCATCGCGCTGCCCCGGCTGATCGAGCGCGGCCTCACCGCAGACTTCTTCGTGCTCGCCGGCATGCTCGGCCAGCCGGGCTGGCTCAGCGCCGACCACGTCCGGCAGCTCGACGCCGCCGGCATGACGATCGGATCGCACGGCTGGGCACACGTGGACTGGCGTCGCCTGCCGGATGCGGCAGGCGCGACCCAGGAGTTCGGCGACGCGCCCACCGTGCTCGGCGAGCTCATCGGCCGGACGGTGTCCACTGTGGCCATTCCGTTCGGCTCGTACGACCGGCGCGTGCTGTCCGGGCTGCGCCGAGCCGGTGCGACCTGCGTATACACCAGCGACGGAGGCCGTGCGCGGCCCGGCACGTGGCTGCGGCCGCGCAACAGCGCCCGCCACGACCTCGACGCGAGGTGGCTGGCGGGCGTCCTGGACGAGCGTTCCGGCGTCCGCGGCGACGCCGTCCGGCTCGCCAAGCGCACCGTCAAGCGGTGGCGGGGGCGGCCGTGA
- a CDS encoding O-antigen ligase family protein, with amino-acid sequence MNPNTSHLADFEPAQLAGKTYVTRLRAGRIDAATMLTVVVALICLVPVGQVLPGMTGVGRPGLVVGLVLCGWWVLVRFAPHLVVTGPQPMRWALLAFVSAALLSYAAGSVRGLTTLEINGANRALLFYGTLAGVILVAADGLTNWQRLQVVLQSAVVCAAIMAVLGIIQYVTRVDIVAYINIPGLELKGESLGFEERGAGVRVASTATHYIELAAVLALCLPFAIHLAHYAQKPVQRRVALVCALLIGPGIGATISRTGIVAVALTALVLVPVWTWRTRYNIGVTAMGVVAALSVVNPGLARTLFSLFDNPTDNSSIMARSNRYPMVFEYFSQRPILGRGTGTFLTPQYPILDNQWLGTLISDGVIGVLTLAGLHLTALVLAVIAFRRSTTQATRHLCACLIATQIIAVAVGGTFDSMSFTTYATMIALMLGLCGAVWRLTHQDVSVRTATARGDSENAG; translated from the coding sequence GTGAACCCGAACACCTCCCACCTGGCTGACTTCGAACCGGCCCAGCTCGCAGGCAAGACCTACGTGACGCGGCTGCGCGCCGGCCGCATCGACGCCGCGACGATGCTCACCGTCGTCGTCGCGCTCATCTGCCTGGTTCCGGTCGGCCAGGTGCTGCCGGGAATGACCGGCGTCGGCCGGCCCGGGCTGGTCGTCGGCCTCGTGCTGTGCGGCTGGTGGGTGCTGGTCCGGTTCGCACCCCACCTGGTGGTCACCGGCCCCCAGCCGATGCGGTGGGCACTGCTGGCATTCGTCAGCGCGGCCCTGCTCTCATATGCGGCCGGCTCGGTCCGCGGACTCACCACCTTGGAGATCAACGGAGCGAACCGGGCGCTGCTGTTCTACGGCACGCTGGCCGGAGTGATCCTGGTGGCCGCCGACGGCCTGACCAACTGGCAGCGGTTGCAGGTGGTGCTGCAGAGCGCCGTCGTGTGCGCCGCGATCATGGCGGTGCTCGGCATCATCCAGTACGTCACCCGGGTCGACATCGTGGCCTACATCAACATCCCCGGGCTGGAGCTCAAGGGCGAGTCCCTCGGATTCGAGGAACGCGGGGCCGGGGTCCGGGTCGCCAGCACCGCCACGCATTACATCGAACTCGCCGCGGTGCTCGCGCTCTGCCTGCCGTTCGCGATCCACCTCGCCCATTACGCGCAGAAGCCGGTCCAGCGCCGCGTGGCGCTCGTCTGCGCCCTGCTCATCGGGCCCGGCATCGGCGCCACCATCTCCCGCACCGGCATCGTCGCGGTCGCGCTGACAGCGCTGGTGCTGGTGCCGGTGTGGACGTGGCGGACCAGGTACAACATCGGGGTGACCGCGATGGGGGTGGTGGCCGCGCTGTCGGTCGTCAACCCGGGGCTGGCCCGGACGCTGTTCTCGCTGTTCGACAACCCCACCGACAACTCGTCCATCATGGCCCGCTCCAACCGGTATCCGATGGTGTTCGAGTACTTCTCCCAGCGGCCCATCCTGGGGCGGGGCACCGGCACATTCCTCACCCCGCAGTACCCGATCCTCGACAACCAGTGGCTCGGCACGCTGATCAGCGACGGCGTCATCGGCGTGCTCACGCTGGCCGGACTGCACCTCACCGCGCTGGTGCTGGCCGTCATCGCGTTCCGCCGCAGCACCACGCAGGCCACCCGGCACCTGTGCGCCTGCCTGATCGCCACGCAGATCATCGCCGTCGCCGTCGGCGGCACCTTCGACTCGATGAGCTTCACCACGTACGCCACCATGATCGCGCTCATGCTGGGCCTCTGTGGCGCAGTCTGGCGCCTCACCCATCAGGACGTCTCCGTCCGGACCGCGACCGCGCGAGGGGACTCGGAGAACGCCGGCTAG
- a CDS encoding glycosyltransferase, with translation MTPGAKVDERPLVVIFGANPWDDVLMNDRLLAVELLRYCDILWVDPHMSVLSPRAKERGRLRSLWPETEKVQEGLTLLRPVALPAHSRAGLRHTTAPLLRSQTRRALLTMGRTPYAVIDARFGRMTGGWGPGVLNVMYAMDDVVGGAYLMGRDVGAVLMDERETLARADLVLAVSEPLADRLRGLGGQAQLLANGVAVEMYRDVDGAPPAPEVDLPHPIAGIIGYLSERIDITLLEAIVEAGMSLLMVGQHDPRFEPARFARLAEHPRVQYVGLQPFAKLSSYLHHIDVGVTPYVDSEFNRASCPLKTLEYLAAGRPAVSTDLPAARWLGTDLIRIASEPAAFAAAVRDVSAESREPYYMAARRAFAENHSWRRRGDDLATMLGLVPAAHRSDESEGVRPV, from the coding sequence ATGACACCAGGTGCCAAGGTCGATGAGCGCCCGCTGGTGGTCATCTTCGGTGCCAACCCGTGGGACGACGTCCTCATGAACGACCGCCTCCTCGCAGTCGAACTGCTGCGCTATTGCGACATCCTGTGGGTGGACCCGCACATGTCGGTGCTGTCGCCCCGGGCGAAGGAACGCGGTCGGCTGCGCTCCCTGTGGCCGGAGACCGAAAAGGTCCAGGAAGGACTGACGCTGCTGCGTCCGGTGGCACTGCCCGCGCACAGTCGCGCCGGCCTGCGTCATACCACGGCGCCGCTGCTGCGGTCCCAGACCCGGCGTGCGCTGCTGACCATGGGCCGGACTCCCTACGCGGTGATCGATGCGCGTTTCGGCAGGATGACCGGCGGCTGGGGTCCGGGCGTGCTCAACGTGATGTACGCGATGGACGACGTCGTCGGCGGCGCCTACCTGATGGGCCGCGACGTCGGCGCGGTGCTGATGGACGAGCGGGAGACGCTGGCCCGGGCCGATCTGGTGCTGGCGGTCTCGGAGCCGCTGGCCGACCGGCTCCGCGGGCTCGGCGGCCAGGCGCAGCTGCTGGCCAACGGGGTGGCGGTGGAGATGTACCGGGACGTCGACGGGGCCCCGCCCGCGCCGGAGGTCGACCTGCCGCACCCGATCGCCGGGATCATCGGCTACCTGTCGGAGCGCATCGACATCACGCTGCTGGAGGCCATCGTCGAGGCCGGGATGTCGCTGCTGATGGTGGGGCAGCACGATCCGCGGTTCGAGCCCGCGCGCTTCGCCCGGCTCGCGGAGCACCCCCGGGTGCAGTACGTGGGCCTGCAGCCCTTCGCGAAGCTGTCGTCGTACCTGCACCACATCGACGTCGGCGTCACGCCGTACGTCGACTCGGAGTTCAACCGCGCGTCATGTCCGCTGAAGACACTGGAGTACCTGGCCGCCGGCCGCCCGGCGGTGAGCACCGACCTGCCCGCCGCCCGCTGGCTGGGGACCGACCTCATTCGGATCGCCTCGGAGCCGGCGGCTTTCGCGGCGGCCGTCCGTGACGTCAGCGCCGAGTCGCGCGAGCCTTATTACATGGCCGCCCGCCGGGCGTTCGCGGAGAACCACTCGTGGCGGCGGCGCGGCGACGACCTCGCCACGATGCTCGGCCTGGTGCCCGCCGCCCATCGCAGTGACGAGTCGGAAGGGGTGCGGCCGGTATGA
- a CDS encoding glycosyltransferase family 2 protein, which produces MTERPRVTFGVTAYNNERYLPGALDAVLAQDFPDFEVVACDNQSTDATWDILRDYAARDARVRVFRNESNLGESGNYARVVSLARGEFFRLTSHDDRIAPTLLRRCVEALDANPAAVAAYPQAVVMDAAGNELFACTGEPAVRQATPTRRIAGSMGLLTYCNAVFALVRMDVLRRTRLHLAFGTADRTLILELAARGQIELVPEYLFYRRGSVNGNEFGGSTNARDRYAWLEPALARRRRLRLVGNNEQLRFVRETMRSLAVSELRWDDKVGSIVAFGTAWPASEARIRLGALRRRYRRARPETPKDT; this is translated from the coding sequence ATGACCGAGCGGCCCAGGGTGACGTTCGGCGTCACCGCGTACAACAACGAGCGGTATCTGCCCGGCGCGCTCGACGCGGTGCTCGCCCAGGACTTCCCGGACTTCGAGGTGGTCGCGTGCGACAACCAGTCGACGGACGCCACCTGGGACATCCTCCGGGACTACGCCGCGCGCGACGCCCGGGTGCGGGTGTTCCGCAACGAGTCGAATCTCGGTGAATCGGGCAACTACGCGCGGGTGGTGAGCCTGGCCCGCGGCGAGTTCTTCCGGCTGACCTCGCACGACGACCGCATCGCGCCGACCCTGCTGCGCCGGTGTGTCGAGGCGCTGGACGCCAACCCGGCCGCCGTCGCGGCGTACCCGCAGGCCGTCGTCATGGATGCCGCGGGAAACGAGCTGTTCGCCTGCACCGGCGAGCCCGCCGTGCGGCAGGCCACCCCGACCCGGCGCATCGCGGGCTCGATGGGCCTGCTGACCTACTGCAACGCGGTGTTCGCCCTGGTCCGCATGGACGTGCTGCGGCGCACCCGGCTGCACCTGGCGTTCGGGACCGCGGACCGGACGCTGATCCTGGAGCTCGCTGCCCGGGGACAGATCGAGCTGGTGCCTGAATACCTCTTCTACCGGCGGGGTTCGGTCAACGGCAACGAGTTCGGCGGCTCGACCAACGCCCGCGACCGGTATGCCTGGCTGGAGCCGGCGCTGGCCCGGCGCCGGCGGCTGCGCCTCGTCGGGAACAACGAGCAGTTGCGGTTCGTCCGGGAGACGATGCGTTCGCTGGCAGTGAGCGAACTGCGCTGGGATGACAAGGTCGGGTCGATCGTGGCATTCGGCACCGCATGGCCGGCCAGCGAGGCCCGGATCCGGCTCGGCGCGCTGCGCCGGCGCTACCGCCGAGCACGCCCTGAGACCCCGAAGGACACCTGA